From the genome of Vigna angularis cultivar LongXiaoDou No.4 chromosome 11, ASM1680809v1, whole genome shotgun sequence, one region includes:
- the LOC108334010 gene encoding linolenate hydroperoxide lyase, chloroplastic: MSLSPPSLVTAAIAADLPIRQIPGSYGFPLLGPLSDRLDYFWFQKPESFFKNRMEKYKSTVFRTNVPPSFPFFVNVNPNVIAVLDVKSFSHLFDIDLVDKKDVLVGDFVPDVSFTGNMRVGVYQDPSEPQHSKVKGYIIDILKRSSGIWASELVSNLDVFWDNIESTVSKSSSASYLFPLQQFLFTFLCKVLAGADTSRDPKIAESGHAMLDRWLALQLLPITSIGILQPLEEIFLHSFAYPSFLVSGDYNNIYNFVKQQGKDTINRGEMGFGLTQEEAIHNLLFVLGFNSFGGFTIFLPSLIDAVAKDSALQEKLKKEARENGGSTLTFDSVKEMPLVQSVVYETLRMNPPVPLQFGRARKDFRLTSHDSVYDVKKGELLCGFQKLVMRDSLIFDEPDLFKPDRFTKEKGAQLLDYLYWSNGPQSGSPTLSNKQCAGKDVVTLTAALLVAHLFRRYDSITGDGSSITALQKSK, encoded by the exons ATGTCATTATCACCTCCATCTCTGGTAACGGCAGCGATCGCTGCAGATCTCCCGATCCGCCAGATTCCGGGAAGCTACGGGTTCCCGTTGCTGGGCCCCTTATCGGACCGACTCGACTACTTCTGGTTCCAGAAGCCGGAGAGCTTCTTCAAGAACCGAATGGAGAAGTACAAGAGCACGGTGTTCCGCACCAATGTTCCTCCCTCCTTCCCCTTCTTCGTCAATGTTAATCCCAACGTCATCGCAGTTCTCGATGTCAAATCCTTCTCCCACCTCTTCGATATCGACCTCGTCGACAAGAAGGACGTTCTCGTCGGAGACTTTGTTCCCGACGTCAGCTTTACCGGAAATATGAGGGTTGGCGTCTACCAGGACCCCTCCGAACCTCAACATTCCAAG GTGAAGGGCTACATAATAGATATCCTGAAACGAAGCTCGGGAATATGGGCATCAGAACTAGTGTCCAACCTAGACGTATTCTGGGACAACATCGAATCAACAGTCTCAAAATCTTCATCTGCGTCCTATTTGTTCCCTCTGCAACAATTTCTCTTCACTTTCCTCTGCAAAGTTCTGGCAGGTGCAGACACTTCTCGTGACCCCAAAATCGCAGAGTCAGGCCATGCCATGCTTGATCGATGGCTTGCCCTTCAGCTCCTCCCCATTACCAGCATCGGCATACTCCAACCTCTTGAAGAAATCTTCCTCCATTCCTTCGCTTACCCTTCCTTTCTCGTTAGTGGAGACTATAACAACATCTATAACTTCGTCAAGCAACAAG GGAAGGATACCATAAACAGAGGCGAAATGGGGTTCGGGTTGACCCAAGAAGAGGCAATCCACAACCTACTCTTCGTTCTAGGGTTCAATTCCTTCGGGGGCTTCACCATTTTCCTCCCATCTTTGATTGATGCCGTAGCGAAAGACTCCGCGTTGCAGGAGAAGCTGAAGAAGGAAGCCAGGGAAAACGGCGGCTCAACGCTGACCTTTGACTCCGTCAAAGAGATGCCTCTCGTCCAATCGGTGGTCTACGAAACGCTGCGTATGAACCCTCCGGTTCCGCTGCAGTTCGGTCGCGCCCGAAAGGACTTCCGTTTGACTTCTCACGACTCCGTTTACGACGTGAAGAAGGGGGAGTTGCTATGCGGCTTCCAGAAGCTCGTCATGAGAGACTCTCTCATCTTCGACGAACCGGACCTCTTCAAGCCGGACCGGTTCACGAAGGAAAAAGGGGCCCAGTTGCTGGACTACTTGTACTGGTCCAATGGGCCTCAAAGTGGGTCACCCACTCTGTCCAATAAACAATGCGCCGGCAAGGATGTTGTCACCCTCACTGCAGCCTTGCTTGTGGCTCACCTGTTTCGCAGGTATGATTCCATCACCGGCGA